The following are encoded together in the Bos taurus isolate L1 Dominette 01449 registration number 42190680 breed Hereford chromosome 10, ARS-UCD2.0, whole genome shotgun sequence genome:
- the ZBED3 gene encoding zinc finger BED domain-containing protein 3 produces the protein MRSEEPAVTMDETGGPDAAAGRLGAPYSEAWGYFHLAPARPGHAAGPWATCRLCGEQVGRGPGWHASTPALWKHLRSAHRRELAESAARRSPPAAPGPVAAAEGDWARLLEQMGALAVRGSLRERELARREAAVEQGERALERRRRALQEEERAAAQARRELQAEREALQARQREVSRREGALAPAPAPSLHAPLKDEPEGEPRDGCVITKVLL, from the coding sequence ATGAGGAGCGAAGAGCCGGCCGTGACCATGGACGAGACCGGCGGGCCGGACGCGGCTGCGGGCCGCCTGGGGGCGCCGTACTCCGAGGCCTGGGGGTACTTCCACCTGGCTCCCGCGCGCCCTGGCCACGCGGCGGGCCCCTGGGCCACCTGCCGGCTGTGCGGGGAGCAAGTGGGCCGCGGCCCGGGCTGGCACGCGAGCACCCCGGCGCTGTGGAAGCACCTGAGGAGCGCGCACCGGCGGGAGCTGGCGGAGAGCGCCGCCCGCCGCTCGCCACCCGCCGCCCCTGGCCCCGTCGCGGCCGCCGAGGGCGACTGGGCGCGCCTCCTCGAGCAGATGGGTGCGCTGGCCGTGCGGGGCAGCCTGCGCGAGCGGGAGCTGGCGCGGCGCGAGGCGGCTGTGGAGCAGGGCGAGCGCGCCTTGGAGCGCAGGCGGCGGGCGCTGCAGGAGGAGGAGCGCGCGGCGGCCCAGGCGCGCCGGGAGCTGCAGGCCGAAAGGGAGGCGCTGCAGGCGCGGCAGCGGGAAGTGAGCCGGCGGGAGGGCGCCttggccccggccccggccccctcGCTGCACGCTCCGCTCAAAGACGAGCCCGAGGGGGAACCCAGGGACGGCTGCGTCATCACGAAGGTCCTCCTGTAG